Below is a window of Prosthecobacter algae DNA.
CTTTGTACAATGAGGAGGACAACGTCATCGAACTCCAGACCCAAATCGCCGCAGCCCTGGCGGGGATGGACTACGAACTGGTGCTGGTGGATGATGGCAGCACGGATGCCACAGTGAAGCGGGTGCAGCGCGGTGAGCGGGTGCGTCTGCTGGAATTTGCCAAAAATGCTGGCCAAAGCGCGGCCATGCATGCAGGCATCCACAATGCTCACGGCGACATCATTGTCACTCTGGATGGAGATCTCCAGAATGACCCTGCCGACATTCCGGCGATGATTGCGAAGCTGGACAGCGGCTATGACCTAGTCTGTGGTTATCGCGCTAAGCGCAAGGACACCCCTTTCAAGCGCCTGCAAAGTCGCATCGCCAATGGTGTGCGTTCACGCTTTATCGGAGACCATGTGCGCGACACGGGCTGCACGCTGAAGGTGATGCGCAAGGAGTGCCGTGAGGCCCTGCTTTTGTTTAACGGGATGCATCGCTTCATTCCGGCCCTCATCCGCAATATGGACTATCGGGTAACGGAAATGCCGGTCAACCATCGCCCACGAGTGCATGGCGTGAGCAAGTACGGCTTTGGCAATCGGGCCTGGAGGGCCACTTGCGACATGTTTGGCGTGCGCTGGCTCAACAGCCGCCGCACCCGATATCAGATCAAAGGGTAGGCCTTGCCGTCTTGGCGATAACTTTTTCTTTCTCGCTTTCCATCTTGACCAACGTGGTCCGCCTCCTGCATTCTCCAGCCTCTTCAGATCCCTTCGCTGGAATGAACCTGCGCGAACAACTTCGACATATCCTCCCGGACATCCTTCCCGATGATCCCGAAGAGGCCATTAAAGGCACTGAGCTGATCCGCCTGGTGCGCCTCCGGCTGGGTGATGACTACAGCGATGCCACGCTGCGCTATCATTTTTCCATCCTCAGCTACGATTCGACGTCGCCCATCGCGAAGGTGGACCAAGGGCAGGGCTACTATCAGCGGCTCAGCAAACCGGCCCAGGCACAGGGCACGGGTCGGCTTTTGTTTGGCGGTGAGATAGAGGGGGACTCCGCCCAGTCACGCTTTCAGCGGCTGCTGGCCATTTATGAACGACTCTGCCTGCTGCGTTCCCATTATCCGTTCCGCCTTAATGGGCGGGCAGAGACGCCCCTGGATGAAAGAGGCCAGTGGGATATCCCGGACTTGATCACGGCCGAGTGGGATTTGGAAACAGGCGCGGATGAAGTGACGCGGTTTGACTCCGGCATGCTGGATCTGCGACGTCATCTGGGTGGTCCTGAAGTCGGCCTCAGTGGCGTTCAGCTTAAAATAGGTCTCACTTTGGACAATTACACGGCCCAGTTTTTCCAGGCACTGAGCGCCACCCGCTGGACCTTGCTGAGCGAGCTGGTGATTGCCGAGCCGCTCAATGATGAAGCTCTGGTGGATGCGCTGCGCAGCCTGGGAAACCAGTTTGGCGTTGGCATCAGCACACTGGGCATTAATGGCAGCCAACTGGATGAACTGCCCAGTGCAAATGACTTGCGCACGATGAGTGCCGCAGAGTTTGAAATCGTGCAGGGCAAGTTGCGTATCCAGAAGATCACGGTGCCGGCCCCTCGTCAGCGCATTGACTGGCAGGCGCTGTCGGCGCTGAAGAAAAAGCACGAGTCCGTGGATGAACTGGTGCGCTGGCTCAGCGAATGCCTGAACCGCCGCCAGCCTGAATGGAAGTGATCGTGGGCGGAGACCTAGGGCTCCAGATTTTCGTTTGTCTGTGAGTCTGGTCTTTTGAGTGGCGTTTGTTCCGTAGGACACTTCACCCAACGGACTCTCATGCAAACGCTACCGATTCTGACCGCCCTCGCCCTGCAACTTCCTGGCATGGCCCCTTTGGAGCCGAATCCTGATTTCTCCGCCACGATGGTGGCCGGGATTGACCGCTTTTTGCTGCGAGAGACGGAGGTGGCCAAAGACCGGCGAGGCTTGTTTTGGAAACGCGATTTCACCTCGTCTGAGGCTTATGAAGCTTCTGTCCAGCCTAACCGAAAGCGTCTCAGCGAAATCTTGGGCGTGATTGACGCTCGCCTGCCCGTTCGAGCCTTGGAATTGGTGAGCGATACAGAGACCTCGGCAGTGGTCTTGGAAACCGAGACGGCCACAGTATCCCGGGTGCGCTGGCCAGTCTTTGAGGGCGTGCATGGGGAAGGCCTGCTGATTCAGCCAAAGGGGCCAGTGCTTTCGCGCATCGTGTGTCTTCCCGATGCCGATACGCCACCGGAAAAAGTGCTGGATGCGATGTTGGTGAATGCTGGGGCGCAGATGGTGATCCCGATGCTGATCTCGCGAGATTCCGAACATTCTGGAAGTGAGCGACTGGGCATCCTGACCAATCTCCCGCATCGGGAATGGATATACCGCCAGTCCTTTATTCTTGGCAGACACATCCTAGGTTATGAACTGCAAAAGACCCTGGCCCTGGTGGACTGGTTCAAAGCCCAGCCAGATAAGCTCCCGGTCAGTGTGGCCGGATTTGGCGAGGGCGGGCTGCTGGCCCTCTGTGCGGGGGCGCTGGATGCCCGCATTGATTCGGTCTATGTCTGGGGACACTTCGGGCCTCGTGAGGGACTGTGGCAGGAACCGATCTACCGAAATGTGTTTGGACTGCTGCGCGAGTTTGGGGATGCAGAGCTGGCTTCGCTGATTGCCCCGCGCCATCTCGCCATCCAGCATGCAGGATTTCCAAAGGTTCAAGGTCCACCCGCTGCGGCCAAGGGACAGCGGAACATTGCCGCACCAGGGGTGGTGACCATGCCGTCCCTGACTGCCGTGCAGGATGAAATGGAGCGGGCGCGGCAACTGGTCCCGGCCTTCAAGGACTGGGCGCGGGTGTTTGACATGAACAGCTCGAATGCAGACATCGTGGCCCACCTTTTTCCGGGAGAAACGGGCGCGGCGATGCTGAAGGGCATGACGTCCGCCTCCAAGGCTCCGTTGCCGGTTGTTCCTGTCCGCTCCGTTGCCCAGAGGGAGCAGGTGCGTGAACTGGAGCAGTTTACGCAGAAGCTGTTGGTCACGACGGAAGCGGAACGGAAAAGTGAGTTCTGGAAAAAGCTGCCGCTGACCTCGGTGGCGGAATTTGAGAAACACACCGCAGCAGAGCGCGAGCGTTTTTGGACGGATGTAATCGGTCGTTTCCCAGATCCAGATCTGCCTATGAATGCACGCAGCCGCGTGGTGAAAGAGGTGGGGCAGGTGGTGATCCATGAGGTGACGCTGGATGTGTGGCAGGATGTGATTGCCTGGGGTTGGCTGGCCCTGCCGAAGGGGATGAAACCGGGAGACAAACGCCCGGTGATCGTCTGCCAGCATGGCTTGGAAGGCCTGCCCGAGCATTGCTTTGATACCGATGAGACGGCGGGTCCCTGGAAAGCCTACAAAGCCTTTGCGCTGAGGCTGGCCGAGCAGGGGTACATTGTTTTTGCCCCGCACAACCCGTATCGCGGGCGCGATGCCTTTCGCACCCTGCAGCGCAAGCTGAACCCCCTTGGCAAATCCATTTACTCAGTCATCAATGGGCAGCACCAGCGGATCCTCGAATGGCTGAAGTCGCAGCCTTTTGTGGAGCCTGGAAAGATAGCCTTCTACGGTCTCAGCTATGGCGGGAAGAGTGCCATGCGCACGCCTGCTGTGCTCACGGACTATTGTCTGAGCATCTGCTCGGGTGATTTCAATGAATGGGTGAGGAAGTGCGCCACGACGGATCTTCCACTCAGCTATGTCTTCACCGGTGAATATGAGATCTGGGAATGGAATCTCGGCCGCACGTTTAACTACGCCGAGATGGGTGGCCTCATCGCTCCCCGACCGTTTATGGTGGAGCGTGGGCACCGGGACGGAGTGGGTGTGGATGAGTGGGTGAACTACGAGTATGCGAAGATCCGGCAGCTCTATAATCAGTTAGGCATCGGCGATCGCACCGTGATTGAGCACTTTGACGGGCCTCACACGATCCATGGCGTGGGGACGTATGATTTTCTGCATCACTGGTTAGGTCGTCCCCGGCCTTGAGGGGGTTAACCGACGTTCATCGGGTCCACATCCCAGCTCACGTAGATATCCGCAGGCACGCTGAGCCCATCGACGACCCGTTTGATGTGGGCGCAGAGGACCCGGATCTTCTCGCTGCGCAGCAGCAGTTGAAAGCGGTGCTGGCCATGGGCTTTGGCCAGTGCGGCAGGGGTGGGATCGCCCATGATGGTGCCTTCGGGCAGGCCCTGTTCTAGGCGCTTGTGCAGCGTTTGCAGGGTGAATTCAGCTTGGGCCTCGTGTTTGCCGCGAGCGCTGATGAGCACCATGTGCGCATAGGGGGGATACTTGAAAGCCAGGCGGTGCTCTAGTTCCTGTGCGGCATAGCCCTCGTAGTCATTGTGACGGCTGAATTGGATGGCCGGGCTATGGGGGGCATGGGTTTGAACAAAGACCTCCCCTTTGACTTCACCTCGGCCTGCTCTTCCTGCCACTTGGACCAGGAGCTGAAAGGTACGCTCGGCTGCGCGAAAATCGGGCAGATTCAGCGCGGAGTCTGCATTCAAGACCCCGACCAGGGTGACATTGGGGAAGTCTAGGCCTTTGGCGATCATCTGGGTGCCGATAAGGATGTCCAGCTTTTGCGCGCGGAAGTCCTTCAGCGTGTCACGTAGTTGGTTTTTCCGCTGCATGGTATCAGTATCCACGCGGGCCATGCGGGCCTGGGGGAAGACCTCGCGCACGGCCTGCTCCACACGCTCCGTGCCAAAGCCGGAATACTTCAGGCCGGGCTCCTTGCAACTCGGGCACTTGGAGGGAGGCACGCGCCGTGCGCCGCAAATGTGGCAGACAAGGCGATTGTCCTTTTTATGCAGTGTCATGGGGATCGCGCATTCCTGGCATTGCACGGTCTCACCACAGGAGACGCAGCCAAGGCTGGTATTGAAACCACGGCGGTTCAGGAAGAGGATGGTCTGCTCCTTCTTCGTGAGGCGGTCGGTGATGGCATTGCGCAGTTTTTGGGAGAGGATGCCTGTGTTGGTGAAGGAGACTTCAGTGCCTTTGCGCCGCTCCAAACGCATGTCCACGATGCGGATGAGCGGCATGGATTTGCCGTCCGTGCGCTTGGTCATATGCAGCAGTTCGTACTTGCCGTTGCTGGCATTTTGGAACGACTCCAGGCTGGGCGTGGCGGAGCCTAAAAGGACGGGGCAGCGCTCGATCCGCCCACGGACGACGGCGACATCTCGCGCATGGTAGCGAGGGGCATCTTCCTGCTTGTAGGAGGGCTCATGCTCCTCGTCCACAATGATGAGGCCGAGATCTTCCAGAGGGGCAAAAATGGCGCTGCGGGCACCGATGACGATCTTAGCCCTGCCTTCATGGATCTTAAACCACTCATCATGCCGCTCGCCATCGCTGAGGTGGCTGTGCAGGACGGCGATGGCATCCTTCTGTTCTGAAAAGCGGGCCTTGAAGCGCTCGATGGTTTGCGGGGTGAGGCTGATTTCTGGCACCAGCACCAGAGCAGTTTGGCCTCGCTTCAGCACCTCGGCGATGGCCTGGAGATAGACCTCGGTTTTGCCACTGCCGGTGACCCCATGCAGCAGCAGCGTGGGGTGGGTGCGCACGGCAGTGCGGGCGTCCTGTGCCGGTGTCTCTGCTGCTGCCGGGTCCTCCTTGACCTTGCCATTCATGGCGACGATGACGGCCTCGTAGGCCACCTTTTGCTCTTCGGTAAAGGTGAGCGGCTGGCTGGGCAAAAATTCCTCGGTTTGAAAGGGATCGCGCTCCACCCGCACCTCACTGCGGGTGATCCAGCCAGCCTTTAGCAGGGGCTTGATGATGGCAGTGGCACGTGGCAGCTCGCGCCGCAGTTCGCTGAGGGTGGCCTCGCCGCCGTTGCTGCGCAGTTTTTCCAAAATGCGCGCCTGCATGGGGGCGGTACTGTGCAGTTTTTCAAAGACGTCCGGCGGTGGTTCTTTGGCCAGCTTGAGGTGGCTGTCGGTGAGGAAAGTCTCTGGCTTTTCCCGCACGGCCTGGGGCAGCATGGTGCGCAGCACACGGTTCACCGGCACCACGTAGTAGTCGGAGATCCAGTTGGCCAGCTTAAGCAGGCCTGGGGTGAACATGGGGCGGGAACCGACCAGGGAGGCGATCTCCTTCAGCTTGGCGTTGTACTCCGTGGACTCCAGCAGCTCAATCACCACGGCGGAGACGCGCTGATGCTGGAGGGGGACCATGACGCGGGTGCCGATGCCGATCTGGCGTTCCAGCTTTTCGGGGATGGCGTAGTCCAGTTCGAGGGCCGCTGCGGTCTCGATCTGCACGCGGGCGATCCGTTGGGCTGCATCCAGGGCAGGGGAGGCCGCTCCGTCCGGGCGCGGCAGCCCCAGGTCAAACAGCGACTGGGCGGCTGGGCGGCTGGAGCTGGCGGGTCGGTCAGGCATTCGGTGTCCTCATTCTGAACCACGGATCACGGGAGTTTGCACGGAGGATATTGAAGGAAAGCGGGAGAGCTCCTTTTGGCCGGAGTCAGCGATCCGCCATTTCGTCGTTGGCTAAAATGTGTTATTTAGCCCAACGGCTTCTGCGCAACAAAGCTGGTTTCTCCACGTATCCTTTCCATGGCATCTGATCTGATTGGTTCCTGCTCCCCTGCACCTTGGTCGCGCCGCCGTTTGCTGACGGCTGGCGGTCTGGGCATGCTGGGCCTGACCATGCCACGCATCCTCCGGGCCAGTGAGGCCATAGTGACGGAGAAGATGATCGCCCGGGCGAAGTCCGTGGTGTTTCTGTTTCAGTGGGGCGGGCCGAGCCATCTGGAAACCTTCGACATGAAGCCGGATGCGCCGGAGGGCATCCGGGGATTTCACAAGCCCATCAAGTCCAGTGCGGATGGAATTTATGTCTCTGACAGGCTGCCAAAAACGGCGAAGATCATGGACAAGGTCACGCTGATCCGGTCCATGCATCACACGATGAAAAACCACAACAGCGCCGGTTACTATGCGTTGAGTGGTCACGCACCGCCGAGTGATGATCAGCGGCTGAAGGATTCGCCGGATCTTTTCCCTTCCTATGCTTCCGTGGTGGACCGTCTGGCTCCTGGCCGTGGAGAAATCCCCACGGCAGCCAGCTTTCCCTGGACCGTCAGTGATGGCTCCTTCACGCCAGGGCAGCGGGCCAGCTTTCTGGGCAAGCAGCATGATCCCTTCTTTGTGCTGCGCGATCCTAGCGCCCCAGACTTTGCCCTGCCGGAGCTGAGCCTGCCGCCAGGGATCAGTTATGAACGGCTTACCGCCCGGCGCGAGCTGCAGAAGCTGGTGGATTCCCAGACCCGTCTCATGGACCATTCGGCGGAGGCGCGGGGCATCGAAGGCTACTATGAAAAGGCGCTTTCCATGCTGCACAGCGAGAAGCTGCGTGCGGCCTTCGATCTTTCCAAGGAGCCGGACAAGATCCGCGATACCTATGGCCGTACGGCCTATGGGCAGAGCTGCCTGCTGGCGCGCCGTCTTGTCGAAGCTGGGGTCAAATTCGTCACGGTCAATTTTGCCCCGAGCATTGGCGGCCAAAGTACCACGGCGGGCGGCTGGGACACGCACGGGTTCAATGACACGCGCATGTTCCCCATCATTGATGCCTACCACATGCCGATGACGGAGCAGACGCTGCCCACCTTCCTCAATGACATGGATGACCGGGGCCTGCTGGACGAGACGCTGGTGGTCTGGGTGGGGGAATTTGGCCGCACGCCGAAGATTAACAAAAACATCAGCCGCGACCACTGGCCCCAGTGCTACACGGCCCTCTTGGCCGGTGGCGGCGTGAAGCGTGGTTTTGTCCATGGTGCTTCCGACAAGAACGGGGAATACCCCGCCGAAAAGCCGGTGAAGCCTGACGACTTGGCGGCGACGATGTATCATTTGTTAGGCATTCGTCATGACACGGAAGTTCATGATGTGGCGAATCGGCCGGTGCCCATCAGCTATGGCAAAGTGATCCAGGAAGTGATCGCGTGATCTGTCCGGCCTGAATGAAAAGTGTCTGTTAGGAGACGAGCGTTCGCTTGCATTCTGCCTGAGCGAGTTTATAGATGGAACCTGGATTCAGAACCATCCCTCCCCCACTATGGCTAAAGGCAACAACGCTCACAAAAAAGAAGTCAAAAAGCCAAAGAAGGAAAAGCCGAAGCCCGCTCCGACGGCTCGCAAGCCTTAATTTAGGCTTGGCCGAGTATCGGCTACAGGCAGAGTGCAAGCTTTGCCACCTTCAAGGATTTTGATCGGCCAGAACATCGGGCTTGCCCGGTTCTCCGCTGGCTCTATATCGTGCGCACATGAGTCCCACCCGCCGCACCTTTTTCAAGCATCTCAGCCTGGGAGGCCTGAGTCTCTGGCTGTCTCCGGCATGTGGAGAAACGTTGGCGGCAACGGTGGAGAAATTGCCACGCAATGCCCCGGCCAACAAGGGAGTCTCCTCAGAAGCCATCCTGCGTTTTTTGGAGGCCGTCGATAAGCAGGGATTTGAACTGCACAGCTTCATGATGCTGCGTCAAGGGGAGGTGGTCGCCGAAGCTTGGTGGGATCCTTACGGCCCGGACTTCATCCACACGATGTATTCGATGAGCAAAAGCTTCACCTCCACGGCGGTGGGTCTGGCTGTGGCTGAGGGCAAGCTGAGTGTGGAAGACAAGGTGGTGTCGTTCTTCCCAGATGACCTTCCTGTAACGGTGA
It encodes the following:
- a CDS encoding DUF1501 domain-containing protein, coding for MASDLIGSCSPAPWSRRRLLTAGGLGMLGLTMPRILRASEAIVTEKMIARAKSVVFLFQWGGPSHLETFDMKPDAPEGIRGFHKPIKSSADGIYVSDRLPKTAKIMDKVTLIRSMHHTMKNHNSAGYYALSGHAPPSDDQRLKDSPDLFPSYASVVDRLAPGRGEIPTAASFPWTVSDGSFTPGQRASFLGKQHDPFFVLRDPSAPDFALPELSLPPGISYERLTARRELQKLVDSQTRLMDHSAEARGIEGYYEKALSMLHSEKLRAAFDLSKEPDKIRDTYGRTAYGQSCLLARRLVEAGVKFVTVNFAPSIGGQSTTAGGWDTHGFNDTRMFPIIDAYHMPMTEQTLPTFLNDMDDRGLLDETLVVWVGEFGRTPKINKNISRDHWPQCYTALLAGGGVKRGFVHGASDKNGEYPAEKPVKPDDLAATMYHLLGIRHDTEVHDVANRPVPISYGKVIQEVIA
- the priA gene encoding replication restart helicase PriA gives rise to the protein MPDRPASSSRPAAQSLFDLGLPRPDGAASPALDAAQRIARVQIETAAALELDYAIPEKLERQIGIGTRVMVPLQHQRVSAVVIELLESTEYNAKLKEIASLVGSRPMFTPGLLKLANWISDYYVVPVNRVLRTMLPQAVREKPETFLTDSHLKLAKEPPPDVFEKLHSTAPMQARILEKLRSNGGEATLSELRRELPRATAIIKPLLKAGWITRSEVRVERDPFQTEEFLPSQPLTFTEEQKVAYEAVIVAMNGKVKEDPAAAETPAQDARTAVRTHPTLLLHGVTGSGKTEVYLQAIAEVLKRGQTALVLVPEISLTPQTIERFKARFSEQKDAIAVLHSHLSDGERHDEWFKIHEGRAKIVIGARSAIFAPLEDLGLIIVDEEHEPSYKQEDAPRYHARDVAVVRGRIERCPVLLGSATPSLESFQNASNGKYELLHMTKRTDGKSMPLIRIVDMRLERRKGTEVSFTNTGILSQKLRNAITDRLTKKEQTILFLNRRGFNTSLGCVSCGETVQCQECAIPMTLHKKDNRLVCHICGARRVPPSKCPSCKEPGLKYSGFGTERVEQAVREVFPQARMARVDTDTMQRKNQLRDTLKDFRAQKLDILIGTQMIAKGLDFPNVTLVGVLNADSALNLPDFRAAERTFQLLVQVAGRAGRGEVKGEVFVQTHAPHSPAIQFSRHNDYEGYAAQELEHRLAFKYPPYAHMVLISARGKHEAQAEFTLQTLHKRLEQGLPEGTIMGDPTPAALAKAHGQHRFQLLLRSEKIRVLCAHIKRVVDGLSVPADIYVSWDVDPMNVG
- a CDS encoding glycosyltransferase family 2 protein, with amino-acid sequence MPSSPAISVVVPLYNEEDNVIELQTQIAAALAGMDYELVLVDDGSTDATVKRVQRGERVRLLEFAKNAGQSAAMHAGIHNAHGDIIVTLDGDLQNDPADIPAMIAKLDSGYDLVCGYRAKRKDTPFKRLQSRIANGVRSRFIGDHVRDTGCTLKVMRKECREALLLFNGMHRFIPALIRNMDYRVTEMPVNHRPRVHGVSKYGFGNRAWRATCDMFGVRWLNSRRTRYQIKG
- a CDS encoding alpha/beta hydrolase family protein, producing MQTLPILTALALQLPGMAPLEPNPDFSATMVAGIDRFLLRETEVAKDRRGLFWKRDFTSSEAYEASVQPNRKRLSEILGVIDARLPVRALELVSDTETSAVVLETETATVSRVRWPVFEGVHGEGLLIQPKGPVLSRIVCLPDADTPPEKVLDAMLVNAGAQMVIPMLISRDSEHSGSERLGILTNLPHREWIYRQSFILGRHILGYELQKTLALVDWFKAQPDKLPVSVAGFGEGGLLALCAGALDARIDSVYVWGHFGPREGLWQEPIYRNVFGLLREFGDAELASLIAPRHLAIQHAGFPKVQGPPAAAKGQRNIAAPGVVTMPSLTAVQDEMERARQLVPAFKDWARVFDMNSSNADIVAHLFPGETGAAMLKGMTSASKAPLPVVPVRSVAQREQVRELEQFTQKLLVTTEAERKSEFWKKLPLTSVAEFEKHTAAERERFWTDVIGRFPDPDLPMNARSRVVKEVGQVVIHEVTLDVWQDVIAWGWLALPKGMKPGDKRPVIVCQHGLEGLPEHCFDTDETAGPWKAYKAFALRLAEQGYIVFAPHNPYRGRDAFRTLQRKLNPLGKSIYSVINGQHQRILEWLKSQPFVEPGKIAFYGLSYGGKSAMRTPAVLTDYCLSICSGDFNEWVRKCATTDLPLSYVFTGEYEIWEWNLGRTFNYAEMGGLIAPRPFMVERGHRDGVGVDEWVNYEYAKIRQLYNQLGIGDRTVIEHFDGPHTIHGVGTYDFLHHWLGRPRP